In Sulfuritortus calidifontis, the sequence GCCGATGAAGGCCTCGCGGATCGCCGCCACCAGCTTGGGCGGCAACGAACGATGAGCCACGATGGGGATATCCGGATAAGGCGGCGAGGCCCACAGCACCCGATAGCGCAAACCCTCGCGAGCCGCATAGCTGTCCAGAATCTTCTGATTGACCGTGGCGGCCGCCGCCTTGCCGAACTGCAATTGCGCCATCGCCCCCTCCTGGTTGCCGGCGAACGCCACCCGCACGTCGATGCCCGACCGCTTCAGGTGGTCCATCGGCACCTGATAGGCGATCGGCGCATCCCGGGAAGGCGACGCCACCGTATGCCCCTGAAGCTGCTTGAGCGTGCGAATCGGGCTATCTTCCAGGACCACGATCAGCCCCCGGATCGGCTCGCCCGCAATGCGCAGGATGGCCCTGTAGCCCAGCTTGTCGCGCTCCGGGCTGAACATGTGGTTGCTGTAGGCCAGGTCGTGCTCGCCCCGCTCGGTCATGGCCGTGGTTTCCGGCGCCGTCTTGCCCAGCTTCAGCACCAGACGGCGTCCGATCTTGTGGCCGACATAGGTCAGAATCGGATTCCACGCCTCCGCGGTCAGGGCTACGCTGCGCTGGTTGACCACGCCGAAGCGCAACGGCTCGGCCTCTTCGGCCCGGGCGGCGGCCGA encodes:
- a CDS encoding phosphate/phosphite/phosphonate ABC transporter substrate-binding protein, whose translation is MKKSMSCLFALCLAVASAAARAEEAEPLRFGVVNQRSVALTAEAWNPILTYVGHKIGRRLVLKLGKTAPETTAMTERGEHDLAYSNHMFSPERDKLGYRAILRIAGEPIRGLIVVLEDSPIRTLKQLQGHTVASPSRDAPIAYQVPMDHLKRSGIDVRVAFAGNQEGAMAQLQFGKAAAATVNQKILDSYAAREGLRYRVLWASPPYPDIPIVAHRSLPPKLVAAIREAFIGMDEDPEGRKALRACADALSLRQPWSFVQADDRDYDVYRRFYEKSLVKD